In one window of Hevea brasiliensis isolate MT/VB/25A 57/8 chromosome 10, ASM3005281v1, whole genome shotgun sequence DNA:
- the LOC110649578 gene encoding cellulose synthase A catalytic subunit 4 [UDP-forming] isoform X2 — MIIFLLSNHPFYNPTYLLLSSYYLLSFLFTLLAVGSTTMAMTGLATGSHPLQDYDEHRPSTRQSVSSKICRVCGDEIGVKEDGQLFVGCHVCGFPVCRPCYEYERSEGNQSCPQCNTRYKRHKGCPRVAGDDDDDIEEEDFDDEFQIKQQQHHHDDPDHKNVFAHSENGDYVQRPLHTGGAFSTTGSVAGGKEIEAEREMYSNAEWKERVEKWKVRQEKRGLVSKDDGGNDQGEEDEYLMAEARQPLWRKLPIASSKINPYRIVIVIRLVVLGFFLRFRILTPAYDAFPLWLISVICEIWFALSWILDQFPKWFPIERETYLDRLSMRFEREGEPNRLSPVDFYVSTVDPLKEPPIITANTVLSILAVDYPVDKVSCYVSDDGASMLLFDSLAETAEFARRWVPFCKKHNIEPRAPEFYFSQKIDYFKDKVHPSFVKERRAMKREYEEFKVKINALVAKAQKKPEEGWVMQDGTPWPGNNTRDHPGMIQVYLGSEGALDVEGKELPRLVYVSREKRPGYQHHKKAGAMNALIRVSAVLTNAPFMLNLDCDHYLNNSKAVREAMCFLMDPQLGKKVCYVQFPQRFDGIDRHDRYANRNTVFFDINMKGLDGVQGPVYVGTGCVFNRQALYGYDPPVSEKRPKMTCDCWPSWCCCCCGGSRKKSKSKNKGQRSLLGGLFPRKKKMMGKNYKRKGSGSVFELEEIEEGLEGYEELEKSSLMSQKNFEKRFGQSPVFIASTLMEEGGLPEGTNPSTLIKEAIHVISCGYEEKTEWGKEVGWIYGSVTEDILTGFKMHCRGWKSIYCSPESAAFKGSAPINLSDRLHQVLRWALGSVEIFLSRHCPLWYGYGGKLKWLERLAYINTIVYPFTSIPLLAYCTIPAVCLLTGKFIIPTLTNLASVWFLALFLSIIATSVLELRWSGVSIEDLWRNEQFWVIGGVSAHLFAVFQGLLKVLAGVDTNFTVTAKAADDTEFGELYLFKWTTLLIPPTTLIIINMVGVVAGVSDAINNGYGSWGPLFGKLFFAFWVIAHLYPFLKGLMGRQNRTPTIVVLWSVLLASIFSLVWVRIDPFLPKQTGPILKQCGVEC, encoded by the exons ATGATAATATTTTTACTCTCAAACCATCCTTTTTATAACCCAACCTATCTTCTTCTCTCCTCTTACtatcttctttcatttctttttaCTCTGCTTGCCGTGGGCTCAACCACCATGGCTATGACTGGCCTTGCCACCGGTTCTCATCCTTTGCAGGACTACGACGAg CACCGGCCTTCCACCCGCCAGTCTGTGTCGTCGAAAATATGCAGAGTTTGTGGGGATGAGATCGGAGTGAAAGAAGATGGACAGCTTTTTGTAGGTTGTCATGTTTGTGGGTTTCCCGTTTGCAGGCCTTGTTATGAGTATGAAAGGAGTGAAGGAAACCAGAGCTGTCCTCAGTGTAACACTCGCTATAAGCGTCACAAAG GCTGTCCTAGAGTTGCaggagatgatgatgatgatattgAAGAAGAGGACTTTGATGATGAATTTCAGATTAAGCAGCAGCAGCATCATCATGATGACCCAGATCACAAAAATGTCTTCGCTCATTCA GAAAATGGGGACTATGTTCAAAGACCATTGCATACTGGAGGAGCATTCTCTACTACAGGAAGTG TGGCAGGAGGTAAGGAGATTGAGGCTGAAAGAGAGATGTACAGCAATGCAGAATGGAAAGAAAGAGTAGAGAAGTGGAAAGTCCGGCAAGAAAAGAGAGGTCTGGTGAGCAAAGATGATGGAGGAAATGATCAGGGAGAAGAAGATGAATACCT TATGGCTGAAGCAAGACAACCTCTGTGGCGAAAACTCCCCATTGCCTCAAGCAAAATCAACCCATACCGCATTGTCATTGTCATCCGACTTGTGGTCCTGGGCTTCTTTCTTCGTTTCCGTATTTTAACTCCAGCTTATGATGCTTTCCCTTTATGGCTAATCTCTGTAATTTGCGAGATATGGTTTGCACTTTCCTGGATACTTGATCAGTTCCCCAAATGGTTCCCCATTGAACGTGAAACTTACCTTGATCGCTTGTCAATGAGGTTCGAGCGAGAGGGGGAGCCTAACCGATTATCTCCGGTTGATTTTTATGTGAGTACTGTGGATCCTCTCAAGGAACCTCCAATCATCACTGCAAATACTGTGCTTTCAATCTTGGCCGTTGATTATCCTGTTGATAAGGTCAGCTGTTATGTATCGGATGATGGTGCTTCGATGCTCCTTTTCGATTCATTAGCAGAAACTGCTGAGTTTGCTAGGAGATGGGTGCCCTTCTGCAAGAAGCATAACATTGAGCCAAGGGCTCCTGAATTCTACTTTTCTCAGAAGATTGACTACTTCAAAGATAAGGTGCATCCCAGCTTTGTGAAGGAGCGCAGGGCTATGAAA AGAGAATATGAAGAATTCAAGGTGAAGATTAATGCATTGGTGGCGAAGGCGCAGAAGAAACCAGAAGAAGGATGGGTTATGCAGGATGGTACCCCATGGCCTGGAAATAACACAAGAGATCATCCTGGAATGATTCAG GTATATCTTGGAAGTGAGGGTGCTCTTGATGTGGAAGGTAAGGAGCTTCCCCGGCTTGTGTATGTTTCTCGTGAGAAGCGACCTGGTTATCAACACCACAAGAAAGCTGGTGCCATGAATGCTCTG ATCCGAGTCTCTGCAGTACTCACCAATGCACCTTTCATGTTGAATCTGGATTGTGATCACTACCTTAACAACAGCAAAGCTGTGAGGGAAGCCATGTGTTTTTTAATGGATCCCCAGCTAGGCAAGAAGGTTTGCTATGTCCAGTTTCCTCAGAGGTTCGATGGCATTGATCGTCATGATAGATATGCTAATCGCAACACTGTGTTTTTCGAT ATTAATATGAAAGGCCTAGATGGCGTCCAAGGGCCAGTGTATGTTGGTACAGGATGTGTCTTCAACAGGCAGGCCTTGTATGGCTATGATCCACCAGTGTCTGAGAAGAGGCCTAAAATGACATGCGATTGCTGGCCTTCATGGTGCTGCTGTTGCTGTGGGGGTTCACGAAAGAAGTCAAAATCCAAGAACAAAGGGCAAAGAAGTCTGCTTGGTGGACTGTTCCCGAGGAAAAAGAAAATGATGGGTAAGAACTACAAAAGGAAAGGGTCTGGATCAGTCTTTGAACttgaagagattgaagaaggGCTTGAAGGTTATGAAGAGTTAGAGAAATCATCACTAATGTCacagaaaaattttgagaaacgaTTTGGTCAATCTCCAGTATTTATTGCCTCCACTCTCATGGAAGAAGGTGGCCTACCTGAAGGAACTAATCCTTCAACACTCATTAAGGAAGCTATTCACGTCATTAGCTGTGGCTATGAAGAGAAAACCGAATGGGGCAAAGAG GTTGGATGGATTTATGGCTCTGTTACAGAGGATATCTTGACAGGATTCAAGATGCATTGCAGAGGATGGAAGTCGATATACTGTAGTCCTGAGAGTGCAGCATTTAAAGGATCAGCACCCATTAATCTATCAGATCGGCTGCACCAGGTTTTGCGATGGGCTCTTGGCTCTGTTGAAATTTTCCTTAGTCGCCACTGCCCTCTATGGTATGgctatggaggaaagttgaaatggctggagaggcttGCCTACATTAACACCATTGTTTATCCTTTCACCTCCATTCCTTTACTTGCCTACTGTACTATTCCTGCCGTATGCCTTCTAACCGGAAAATTTATCATTCCTACG cTGACCAACCTGGCTAGTGTATGGTTCCTGGCACTTTTCCTTTCCATCATAGCAACAAGTGTCCTAGAGCTTCGATGGAGTGGGGTGAGCATCGAGGACTTGTGGCGTAATGAGCAGTTCTGGGTGATTGGTGGCGTATCAGCCCATCTTTTTGCAGTGTTCCAAGGCCTCCTCAAGGTCCTTGCTGGAGTTGACACAAACTTCACAGTCACAGCAAAGGCAGCAGATGATACAGAATTCGGGGAGCTCTACCTCTTCAAATGGACTACCCTTCTCATTCCACCAACCACTCTAATTATCATAAATATGGTAGGAGTTGTGGCTGGAGTATCCGACGCAATCAACAATGGATATGGCTCATGGGGTCCCTTATTTGGGAAGCTATTTTTCGCTTTCTGGGTCATCGCTCATCTCTATCCTTTCCTCAAGGGTCTAATGGGAAGGCAAAACAGGACTCCTACCATTGTAGTCCTGTGGTCTGTCCTTCTGGCGTCAATTTTCTCACTGGTTTGGGTCAGAATTGATCCTTTCTTGCCCAAGCAAACTGGCCCTATTCTTAAACAATGTGGGGTGGAGTGCTAG
- the LOC110649578 gene encoding cellulose synthase A catalytic subunit 4 [UDP-forming] isoform X1 has product MIIFLLSNHPFYNPTYLLLSSYYLLSFLFTLLAVGSTTMAMTGLATGSHPLQDYDEQHRPSTRQSVSSKICRVCGDEIGVKEDGQLFVGCHVCGFPVCRPCYEYERSEGNQSCPQCNTRYKRHKGCPRVAGDDDDDIEEEDFDDEFQIKQQQHHHDDPDHKNVFAHSENGDYVQRPLHTGGAFSTTGSVAGGKEIEAEREMYSNAEWKERVEKWKVRQEKRGLVSKDDGGNDQGEEDEYLMAEARQPLWRKLPIASSKINPYRIVIVIRLVVLGFFLRFRILTPAYDAFPLWLISVICEIWFALSWILDQFPKWFPIERETYLDRLSMRFEREGEPNRLSPVDFYVSTVDPLKEPPIITANTVLSILAVDYPVDKVSCYVSDDGASMLLFDSLAETAEFARRWVPFCKKHNIEPRAPEFYFSQKIDYFKDKVHPSFVKERRAMKREYEEFKVKINALVAKAQKKPEEGWVMQDGTPWPGNNTRDHPGMIQVYLGSEGALDVEGKELPRLVYVSREKRPGYQHHKKAGAMNALIRVSAVLTNAPFMLNLDCDHYLNNSKAVREAMCFLMDPQLGKKVCYVQFPQRFDGIDRHDRYANRNTVFFDINMKGLDGVQGPVYVGTGCVFNRQALYGYDPPVSEKRPKMTCDCWPSWCCCCCGGSRKKSKSKNKGQRSLLGGLFPRKKKMMGKNYKRKGSGSVFELEEIEEGLEGYEELEKSSLMSQKNFEKRFGQSPVFIASTLMEEGGLPEGTNPSTLIKEAIHVISCGYEEKTEWGKEVGWIYGSVTEDILTGFKMHCRGWKSIYCSPESAAFKGSAPINLSDRLHQVLRWALGSVEIFLSRHCPLWYGYGGKLKWLERLAYINTIVYPFTSIPLLAYCTIPAVCLLTGKFIIPTLTNLASVWFLALFLSIIATSVLELRWSGVSIEDLWRNEQFWVIGGVSAHLFAVFQGLLKVLAGVDTNFTVTAKAADDTEFGELYLFKWTTLLIPPTTLIIINMVGVVAGVSDAINNGYGSWGPLFGKLFFAFWVIAHLYPFLKGLMGRQNRTPTIVVLWSVLLASIFSLVWVRIDPFLPKQTGPILKQCGVEC; this is encoded by the exons ATGATAATATTTTTACTCTCAAACCATCCTTTTTATAACCCAACCTATCTTCTTCTCTCCTCTTACtatcttctttcatttctttttaCTCTGCTTGCCGTGGGCTCAACCACCATGGCTATGACTGGCCTTGCCACCGGTTCTCATCCTTTGCAGGACTACGACGAg CAGCACCGGCCTTCCACCCGCCAGTCTGTGTCGTCGAAAATATGCAGAGTTTGTGGGGATGAGATCGGAGTGAAAGAAGATGGACAGCTTTTTGTAGGTTGTCATGTTTGTGGGTTTCCCGTTTGCAGGCCTTGTTATGAGTATGAAAGGAGTGAAGGAAACCAGAGCTGTCCTCAGTGTAACACTCGCTATAAGCGTCACAAAG GCTGTCCTAGAGTTGCaggagatgatgatgatgatattgAAGAAGAGGACTTTGATGATGAATTTCAGATTAAGCAGCAGCAGCATCATCATGATGACCCAGATCACAAAAATGTCTTCGCTCATTCA GAAAATGGGGACTATGTTCAAAGACCATTGCATACTGGAGGAGCATTCTCTACTACAGGAAGTG TGGCAGGAGGTAAGGAGATTGAGGCTGAAAGAGAGATGTACAGCAATGCAGAATGGAAAGAAAGAGTAGAGAAGTGGAAAGTCCGGCAAGAAAAGAGAGGTCTGGTGAGCAAAGATGATGGAGGAAATGATCAGGGAGAAGAAGATGAATACCT TATGGCTGAAGCAAGACAACCTCTGTGGCGAAAACTCCCCATTGCCTCAAGCAAAATCAACCCATACCGCATTGTCATTGTCATCCGACTTGTGGTCCTGGGCTTCTTTCTTCGTTTCCGTATTTTAACTCCAGCTTATGATGCTTTCCCTTTATGGCTAATCTCTGTAATTTGCGAGATATGGTTTGCACTTTCCTGGATACTTGATCAGTTCCCCAAATGGTTCCCCATTGAACGTGAAACTTACCTTGATCGCTTGTCAATGAGGTTCGAGCGAGAGGGGGAGCCTAACCGATTATCTCCGGTTGATTTTTATGTGAGTACTGTGGATCCTCTCAAGGAACCTCCAATCATCACTGCAAATACTGTGCTTTCAATCTTGGCCGTTGATTATCCTGTTGATAAGGTCAGCTGTTATGTATCGGATGATGGTGCTTCGATGCTCCTTTTCGATTCATTAGCAGAAACTGCTGAGTTTGCTAGGAGATGGGTGCCCTTCTGCAAGAAGCATAACATTGAGCCAAGGGCTCCTGAATTCTACTTTTCTCAGAAGATTGACTACTTCAAAGATAAGGTGCATCCCAGCTTTGTGAAGGAGCGCAGGGCTATGAAA AGAGAATATGAAGAATTCAAGGTGAAGATTAATGCATTGGTGGCGAAGGCGCAGAAGAAACCAGAAGAAGGATGGGTTATGCAGGATGGTACCCCATGGCCTGGAAATAACACAAGAGATCATCCTGGAATGATTCAG GTATATCTTGGAAGTGAGGGTGCTCTTGATGTGGAAGGTAAGGAGCTTCCCCGGCTTGTGTATGTTTCTCGTGAGAAGCGACCTGGTTATCAACACCACAAGAAAGCTGGTGCCATGAATGCTCTG ATCCGAGTCTCTGCAGTACTCACCAATGCACCTTTCATGTTGAATCTGGATTGTGATCACTACCTTAACAACAGCAAAGCTGTGAGGGAAGCCATGTGTTTTTTAATGGATCCCCAGCTAGGCAAGAAGGTTTGCTATGTCCAGTTTCCTCAGAGGTTCGATGGCATTGATCGTCATGATAGATATGCTAATCGCAACACTGTGTTTTTCGAT ATTAATATGAAAGGCCTAGATGGCGTCCAAGGGCCAGTGTATGTTGGTACAGGATGTGTCTTCAACAGGCAGGCCTTGTATGGCTATGATCCACCAGTGTCTGAGAAGAGGCCTAAAATGACATGCGATTGCTGGCCTTCATGGTGCTGCTGTTGCTGTGGGGGTTCACGAAAGAAGTCAAAATCCAAGAACAAAGGGCAAAGAAGTCTGCTTGGTGGACTGTTCCCGAGGAAAAAGAAAATGATGGGTAAGAACTACAAAAGGAAAGGGTCTGGATCAGTCTTTGAACttgaagagattgaagaaggGCTTGAAGGTTATGAAGAGTTAGAGAAATCATCACTAATGTCacagaaaaattttgagaaacgaTTTGGTCAATCTCCAGTATTTATTGCCTCCACTCTCATGGAAGAAGGTGGCCTACCTGAAGGAACTAATCCTTCAACACTCATTAAGGAAGCTATTCACGTCATTAGCTGTGGCTATGAAGAGAAAACCGAATGGGGCAAAGAG GTTGGATGGATTTATGGCTCTGTTACAGAGGATATCTTGACAGGATTCAAGATGCATTGCAGAGGATGGAAGTCGATATACTGTAGTCCTGAGAGTGCAGCATTTAAAGGATCAGCACCCATTAATCTATCAGATCGGCTGCACCAGGTTTTGCGATGGGCTCTTGGCTCTGTTGAAATTTTCCTTAGTCGCCACTGCCCTCTATGGTATGgctatggaggaaagttgaaatggctggagaggcttGCCTACATTAACACCATTGTTTATCCTTTCACCTCCATTCCTTTACTTGCCTACTGTACTATTCCTGCCGTATGCCTTCTAACCGGAAAATTTATCATTCCTACG cTGACCAACCTGGCTAGTGTATGGTTCCTGGCACTTTTCCTTTCCATCATAGCAACAAGTGTCCTAGAGCTTCGATGGAGTGGGGTGAGCATCGAGGACTTGTGGCGTAATGAGCAGTTCTGGGTGATTGGTGGCGTATCAGCCCATCTTTTTGCAGTGTTCCAAGGCCTCCTCAAGGTCCTTGCTGGAGTTGACACAAACTTCACAGTCACAGCAAAGGCAGCAGATGATACAGAATTCGGGGAGCTCTACCTCTTCAAATGGACTACCCTTCTCATTCCACCAACCACTCTAATTATCATAAATATGGTAGGAGTTGTGGCTGGAGTATCCGACGCAATCAACAATGGATATGGCTCATGGGGTCCCTTATTTGGGAAGCTATTTTTCGCTTTCTGGGTCATCGCTCATCTCTATCCTTTCCTCAAGGGTCTAATGGGAAGGCAAAACAGGACTCCTACCATTGTAGTCCTGTGGTCTGTCCTTCTGGCGTCAATTTTCTCACTGGTTTGGGTCAGAATTGATCCTTTCTTGCCCAAGCAAACTGGCCCTATTCTTAAACAATGTGGGGTGGAGTGCTAG
- the LOC110649578 gene encoding cellulose synthase A catalytic subunit 4 [UDP-forming] isoform X3 yields the protein MIIFLLSNHPFYNPTYLLLSSYYLLSFLFTLLAVGSTTMAMTGLATGSHPLQDYDEQHRPSTRQSVSSKICRVCGDEIGVKEDGQLFVGCHVCGFPVCRPCYEYERSEGNQSCPQCNTRYKRHKGCPRVAGDDDDDIEEEDFDDEFQIKQQQHHHDDPDHKNENGDYVQRPLHTGGAFSTTGSVAGGKEIEAEREMYSNAEWKERVEKWKVRQEKRGLVSKDDGGNDQGEEDEYLMAEARQPLWRKLPIASSKINPYRIVIVIRLVVLGFFLRFRILTPAYDAFPLWLISVICEIWFALSWILDQFPKWFPIERETYLDRLSMRFEREGEPNRLSPVDFYVSTVDPLKEPPIITANTVLSILAVDYPVDKVSCYVSDDGASMLLFDSLAETAEFARRWVPFCKKHNIEPRAPEFYFSQKIDYFKDKVHPSFVKERRAMKREYEEFKVKINALVAKAQKKPEEGWVMQDGTPWPGNNTRDHPGMIQVYLGSEGALDVEGKELPRLVYVSREKRPGYQHHKKAGAMNALIRVSAVLTNAPFMLNLDCDHYLNNSKAVREAMCFLMDPQLGKKVCYVQFPQRFDGIDRHDRYANRNTVFFDINMKGLDGVQGPVYVGTGCVFNRQALYGYDPPVSEKRPKMTCDCWPSWCCCCCGGSRKKSKSKNKGQRSLLGGLFPRKKKMMGKNYKRKGSGSVFELEEIEEGLEGYEELEKSSLMSQKNFEKRFGQSPVFIASTLMEEGGLPEGTNPSTLIKEAIHVISCGYEEKTEWGKEVGWIYGSVTEDILTGFKMHCRGWKSIYCSPESAAFKGSAPINLSDRLHQVLRWALGSVEIFLSRHCPLWYGYGGKLKWLERLAYINTIVYPFTSIPLLAYCTIPAVCLLTGKFIIPTLTNLASVWFLALFLSIIATSVLELRWSGVSIEDLWRNEQFWVIGGVSAHLFAVFQGLLKVLAGVDTNFTVTAKAADDTEFGELYLFKWTTLLIPPTTLIIINMVGVVAGVSDAINNGYGSWGPLFGKLFFAFWVIAHLYPFLKGLMGRQNRTPTIVVLWSVLLASIFSLVWVRIDPFLPKQTGPILKQCGVEC from the exons ATGATAATATTTTTACTCTCAAACCATCCTTTTTATAACCCAACCTATCTTCTTCTCTCCTCTTACtatcttctttcatttctttttaCTCTGCTTGCCGTGGGCTCAACCACCATGGCTATGACTGGCCTTGCCACCGGTTCTCATCCTTTGCAGGACTACGACGAg CAGCACCGGCCTTCCACCCGCCAGTCTGTGTCGTCGAAAATATGCAGAGTTTGTGGGGATGAGATCGGAGTGAAAGAAGATGGACAGCTTTTTGTAGGTTGTCATGTTTGTGGGTTTCCCGTTTGCAGGCCTTGTTATGAGTATGAAAGGAGTGAAGGAAACCAGAGCTGTCCTCAGTGTAACACTCGCTATAAGCGTCACAAAG GCTGTCCTAGAGTTGCaggagatgatgatgatgatattgAAGAAGAGGACTTTGATGATGAATTTCAGATTAAGCAGCAGCAGCATCATCATGATGACCCAGATCACAAAAAT GAAAATGGGGACTATGTTCAAAGACCATTGCATACTGGAGGAGCATTCTCTACTACAGGAAGTG TGGCAGGAGGTAAGGAGATTGAGGCTGAAAGAGAGATGTACAGCAATGCAGAATGGAAAGAAAGAGTAGAGAAGTGGAAAGTCCGGCAAGAAAAGAGAGGTCTGGTGAGCAAAGATGATGGAGGAAATGATCAGGGAGAAGAAGATGAATACCT TATGGCTGAAGCAAGACAACCTCTGTGGCGAAAACTCCCCATTGCCTCAAGCAAAATCAACCCATACCGCATTGTCATTGTCATCCGACTTGTGGTCCTGGGCTTCTTTCTTCGTTTCCGTATTTTAACTCCAGCTTATGATGCTTTCCCTTTATGGCTAATCTCTGTAATTTGCGAGATATGGTTTGCACTTTCCTGGATACTTGATCAGTTCCCCAAATGGTTCCCCATTGAACGTGAAACTTACCTTGATCGCTTGTCAATGAGGTTCGAGCGAGAGGGGGAGCCTAACCGATTATCTCCGGTTGATTTTTATGTGAGTACTGTGGATCCTCTCAAGGAACCTCCAATCATCACTGCAAATACTGTGCTTTCAATCTTGGCCGTTGATTATCCTGTTGATAAGGTCAGCTGTTATGTATCGGATGATGGTGCTTCGATGCTCCTTTTCGATTCATTAGCAGAAACTGCTGAGTTTGCTAGGAGATGGGTGCCCTTCTGCAAGAAGCATAACATTGAGCCAAGGGCTCCTGAATTCTACTTTTCTCAGAAGATTGACTACTTCAAAGATAAGGTGCATCCCAGCTTTGTGAAGGAGCGCAGGGCTATGAAA AGAGAATATGAAGAATTCAAGGTGAAGATTAATGCATTGGTGGCGAAGGCGCAGAAGAAACCAGAAGAAGGATGGGTTATGCAGGATGGTACCCCATGGCCTGGAAATAACACAAGAGATCATCCTGGAATGATTCAG GTATATCTTGGAAGTGAGGGTGCTCTTGATGTGGAAGGTAAGGAGCTTCCCCGGCTTGTGTATGTTTCTCGTGAGAAGCGACCTGGTTATCAACACCACAAGAAAGCTGGTGCCATGAATGCTCTG ATCCGAGTCTCTGCAGTACTCACCAATGCACCTTTCATGTTGAATCTGGATTGTGATCACTACCTTAACAACAGCAAAGCTGTGAGGGAAGCCATGTGTTTTTTAATGGATCCCCAGCTAGGCAAGAAGGTTTGCTATGTCCAGTTTCCTCAGAGGTTCGATGGCATTGATCGTCATGATAGATATGCTAATCGCAACACTGTGTTTTTCGAT ATTAATATGAAAGGCCTAGATGGCGTCCAAGGGCCAGTGTATGTTGGTACAGGATGTGTCTTCAACAGGCAGGCCTTGTATGGCTATGATCCACCAGTGTCTGAGAAGAGGCCTAAAATGACATGCGATTGCTGGCCTTCATGGTGCTGCTGTTGCTGTGGGGGTTCACGAAAGAAGTCAAAATCCAAGAACAAAGGGCAAAGAAGTCTGCTTGGTGGACTGTTCCCGAGGAAAAAGAAAATGATGGGTAAGAACTACAAAAGGAAAGGGTCTGGATCAGTCTTTGAACttgaagagattgaagaaggGCTTGAAGGTTATGAAGAGTTAGAGAAATCATCACTAATGTCacagaaaaattttgagaaacgaTTTGGTCAATCTCCAGTATTTATTGCCTCCACTCTCATGGAAGAAGGTGGCCTACCTGAAGGAACTAATCCTTCAACACTCATTAAGGAAGCTATTCACGTCATTAGCTGTGGCTATGAAGAGAAAACCGAATGGGGCAAAGAG GTTGGATGGATTTATGGCTCTGTTACAGAGGATATCTTGACAGGATTCAAGATGCATTGCAGAGGATGGAAGTCGATATACTGTAGTCCTGAGAGTGCAGCATTTAAAGGATCAGCACCCATTAATCTATCAGATCGGCTGCACCAGGTTTTGCGATGGGCTCTTGGCTCTGTTGAAATTTTCCTTAGTCGCCACTGCCCTCTATGGTATGgctatggaggaaagttgaaatggctggagaggcttGCCTACATTAACACCATTGTTTATCCTTTCACCTCCATTCCTTTACTTGCCTACTGTACTATTCCTGCCGTATGCCTTCTAACCGGAAAATTTATCATTCCTACG cTGACCAACCTGGCTAGTGTATGGTTCCTGGCACTTTTCCTTTCCATCATAGCAACAAGTGTCCTAGAGCTTCGATGGAGTGGGGTGAGCATCGAGGACTTGTGGCGTAATGAGCAGTTCTGGGTGATTGGTGGCGTATCAGCCCATCTTTTTGCAGTGTTCCAAGGCCTCCTCAAGGTCCTTGCTGGAGTTGACACAAACTTCACAGTCACAGCAAAGGCAGCAGATGATACAGAATTCGGGGAGCTCTACCTCTTCAAATGGACTACCCTTCTCATTCCACCAACCACTCTAATTATCATAAATATGGTAGGAGTTGTGGCTGGAGTATCCGACGCAATCAACAATGGATATGGCTCATGGGGTCCCTTATTTGGGAAGCTATTTTTCGCTTTCTGGGTCATCGCTCATCTCTATCCTTTCCTCAAGGGTCTAATGGGAAGGCAAAACAGGACTCCTACCATTGTAGTCCTGTGGTCTGTCCTTCTGGCGTCAATTTTCTCACTGGTTTGGGTCAGAATTGATCCTTTCTTGCCCAAGCAAACTGGCCCTATTCTTAAACAATGTGGGGTGGAGTGCTAG